A stretch of the Xiphophorus couchianus chromosome 15, X_couchianus-1.0, whole genome shotgun sequence genome encodes the following:
- the ppil4 gene encoding peptidyl-prolyl cis-trans isomerase-like 4, which yields MAVLLETTLGDIVIDLFTEERPKTSLNFLKLCKIKYYNYCLIHNVQRDFIVQTGDPTGNGRGGESVFCKLYGDQARFFDAEKAPRIKHRKKGTVSMVNNGNDQHGSQFLITTGENLDYLDGVHTVFGEVTEGLDVLTKINEVFVDKDFVPFQDIRINHTVVLDDPFDDPADLPIPDRSPEPTKEQLDSGRIGADEAIDDTDGKGAEELEERLREKEAKTQAILLEMVGDLPDADVKPPENVLFVCKLNPVTTDEDLEIIFSRFGSIKSCEIIRDFKSGDSLCYAFIEFEKQEDCEKAYFKMDNVLIDDRRIHVDFSQSVAKIKWKGKGGKYTKDDFKAYEKDLESRSKLTLKDQVKPKQDSKYDLLIEDEEEATSHRFPEKKHKKHHHHSDDEDNRKSKKHKDNEESRRDRKSVRQRSGSRSRSRDREHKHGKSRLKHGKESRDKGHREHSRSRSRSPRKSKDKDRSRFR from the exons ATGGCGGTGCTCCTTGAAACAACGCTGGGGGATATTGTAATTGATTTGTTCACCGAGGAAAGACCTAAAA CCTCCCTAAATTTCCtgaaattatgcaaaataaaatactacaaTTACTGCCTCATCCACAATGTGCAG AGGGACTTCATCGTGCAGACTGGAGATCCTACTGGAAATGGCCGTGGAGGAGAATCTGTCTTCTG CAAACTGTACGGAGACCAGGCGCGCTTCTTTGACGCGGAGAAAGCACCGCGCATCAAGCACAGGAAGAAGGGGACGGTTTCCATGGTGAACAACGGAAATGACCAGCACGGCTCTCAG TTTCTCATCACAACCGGGGAGAACCTGGATTACCTGGATGGAGTCCACACCGTGTTCGGAGAAGTCACAGAAGGGCTGGACGTCCTGACCAAGATCAACGAGGTTTTTGTTGACAAGGATTTTGTCCCGTTTCAGGACATCAG GATAAACCACACTGTGGTGCTGGACGATCCGTTCGACGATCCTGCCGATCTGCCGATTCCCGATCGATCGCCTGAGCCCACCAAGGAGCAGCTGGAT AGCGGTCGTATCGGAGCGGACGAAGCGATCGACGATACGGATGGGAAAGGAGccgaggagctggaggagaggcTGAGGGAGAAGGAAGCCAAGACTCAGGCCATCCTGCTGGAGATG GTTGGGGACCTCCCGGACGCAGACGTGAAGCCTCCTGAGAAcgttttgtttgtgtgcaaaCTCAACCCAGTCACCACAGACGAGGACCTGGAGATCATCTTTTCACGCTTTGGCTCCATAAAAAG TTGTGAGATCATCAGGGACTTTAAAAGTGGAGATTCCCTCTGCTACGCTTTCATTGAGTTTGAGAAG CAAGAAGACTGTGAGAAGGCTTACTTCAAAATGGACAACGTGCTGATTGATGACAGACGGATCCATGTGGACTTCAGCCAGTCGGTTGCAAAGATCAAATGGAAAGGGAAAG GTGGGAAATACACTAAAGATGACTTCAAGGCTTACGAGAAGGACTTGGAGAGCCGTTCCAAGCTGACTCTGAAGGATCAAGTGAAGCCCAAACAAGA CTCCAAGTATGACCTGCTAAtcgaggacgaggaggaggcgACGAGCCATCGGTTCCCTGAGAAGAAACACAAGAAGCACCATCATCATTCAGATGACGAGGACAACAGGAAATCCAAAAAGCACAAG GACAACGAGGAGAGCAGACGCGACCGAAAGTCTGTCCGCCAGCGCTCGGGCTCTCGCTCGCGCTCCAGAGACAGAGAGCACAAACACGGCAAGTCCCGGCTCAAACACGGGAAGGAGAGCCGGGACAAAGGTCACAGAGAGCACAGCCGCAGCCGCAGCCGCTCGCCCAGGAAGTCCAAGGATAAAGACAGGAGCAGGTTCAGATGA